One window from the genome of Hydractinia symbiolongicarpus strain clone_291-10 chromosome 1, HSymV2.1, whole genome shotgun sequence encodes:
- the LOC130630765 gene encoding inversin-B-like, which translates to MFDKSINKTKSHSIIKEGKPSLDDVYEESENDGTLRSSQVLPTENIDGPSPIHLLAINGNKIQLSEYIRTKKDAVDEEDNMRRTPLIYSVLGDRVDCVLVLLKAGANINKCDVDKRTALHWAAYQGNHKLVKLLISYGANCIARDKEGRTALHLSASHNNIKVLQALLRSMTTGEIDTPDNKKMTALAWSVFYDRIEFVVLLLQKGANPASIDSEKRTVLHWTSENKDASILKMLIEQDPFICNWNDCEGRTALHMAVGQSNYSLVEFLLSVDKIEVNCIDHMHRTPLHWAAVLGNKSLVLLLLKHGADYTLSDNNGVRALHYAAQNNAHEVVQVMLNKKGIKDIPDDKQGTALMWAAVKGCDAVVKTLLESKCSDPNAADIHGQTALHMSTQAGHLNCVKLLIENGAHVDTVDVKHHIPLFYACASGHVEIVTELLSHGSSSNLDDRDLEGRCPLHYAAMVDRTDIIKVLIQNNLDPNTKDNAGCPPLHFASYGGFVHCMSVLLENGADVNMQDNDGCTALHWACRSGSVDAVKLLVSRFGANVNMFERSVEQLTPLDYSILEDHQDVAFYLTENNAYTAASLKDLSAMKIQAVWRGYKFRRHFHEKKQLFLKHEIIRRGVSDTGGSYHSEQDLFNQKLGNIQTLQVYSNQNNMATNNIEHNTGPDIQLQNYLTTNHRKRSTVSNLSGNTVSSKSSVFHHADRGRSDLRSGPKFSTDNTNPMSLHKVSAGSLSPYSYLQKQGFDEIYPPARKTSTGSLPAVHGGLLVRDHKIYSSSSVVGEQSTMKNYNDTRKTASSISIFNGGKDVGQNNYTTMKTLKVANANHFIPHNNRPTHSSLSSAGSSDINNAGNTKKGDRNNWYNKTYSRYVAAHQQGSIISSSSESSALFETKPLNHVLSTIMQRKQDIVIDSGATSSVDVDLPSKHISHGHTFHGNVFPVDTDPEKPWNVYRRDQKRINMIRLKTDAAVIIQKAFRKYLSRKNPKQISLYKDAKNNVDLCNATSPETEIDAQKDEYCNDDVDEDDEEEENDEFTLQEVAALVIQLAWRQYLKNKLVSQQSNYSSFEDDTAPISSTDEESIAHGHSSLRQEESDDFDSSFEENKFLEKQGKKKLTASHSVPVNIYTKKKRSNKFSFKKRLLQRSSASSNSAESPTLASVQQPLSKSDASAIKTGKPKLFLRGRSTSRSNDNS; encoded by the coding sequence ATGTTTGACAAATCTATTAACAAAACAAAGTCACACAGTATAATTAAGGAAGGAAAACCCAGTTTGGATGATGTGTATGAAGAAAGCGAAAATGATGGCACCTTACGAAGTTCACAAGTATTACCTACTGAAAATATTGATGGACCCTCACCGATACACCTGCTTGCAATAAACGGAAATAAGATACAATTATCTGAGTATATTCGTACAAAAAAAGATGCAGTTGATGAGGAAGATAACATGCGTCGCACACCACTTATATATAGTGTTTTAGGTGATAGAGTGGATTGTGTTTTGGTATTACTTAAAGCAGGggcaaatataaataaatgtgATGTTGACAAAAGGACAGCACTGCATTGGGCTGCATATCAAGGTAATCATAAGCTTGTGAAATTGCTGATATCATATGGTGCCAATTGTATTGCTAGAGACAAAGAAGGCCGCACTGCACTACATTTGTCGGCAAGCCATAATAACATAAAAGTTTTGCAAGCTTTACTTCGAAGTATGACTACAGGAGAAATTGATACTCCTGACAATAAGAAAATGACTGCTTTAGCGTGGAGTGTATTTTATGATAGAATTGAATTTGTGGTATTGTTGCTACAAAAAGGTGCCAATCCAGCCAGTATTGATAGCGAAAAAAGGACTGTCCTCCATTGGACTAGTGAAAATAAAGATGCttctattttaaaaatgcttattGAACAAGACCCATTTATTTGCAACTGGAATGACTGTGAAGGTAGAACAGCATTACACATGGCAGTTGGTCAGTCAAATTACAGTTTAGTTGAGTTTCTTTTATCCGTTGATAAAATTGAAGTCAATTGCATTGATCACATGCATAGAACACCGTTACATTGGGCTGCAGTACTGGGAAATAAATCTTTAGTGTTGTTACTTCTAAAACATGGTGCTGATTATACACTTAGCGACAATAATGGTGTCAGAGCTTTACATTATGCAGCACAAAACAATGCACATGAAGTAGTACAAGTTATGCTTAATAAAAAGGGAATTAAAGATATACCAGATGATAAACAGGGAACTGCGTTAATGTGGGCTGCCGTTAAAGGATGTGACGCAGTTGTAAAAACTTTGTTGGAGAGTAAATGTTCAGATCCCAATGCTGCAGATATACATGGTCAAACAGCTCTTCACATGAGCACAcaagctggtcacttaaattgTGTAAAACTGCTTATTGAAAATGGAGCTCATGTGGACACTGTAGATGTAAAGCATCATATCCCATTGTTTTATGCTTGTGCATCTGGCCATGTAGAAATTGTGACAGAGCTTTTAAGTCATGGTTCTTCATCAAATCTTGATGATCGAGATTTAGAAGGCCGTTGCCCACTACATTATGCTGCCATGGTAGATAGGACAGATATTATAAAAGTGCTTATCCAAAATAATCTTGATCCAAATACAAAAGATAATGCTGGTTGCCCACCACTTCACTTTGCATCCTATGGTGGATTTGTTCATTGTATGAGTGTTTTACTAGAAAATGGTGCTGATGTCAACATGCAGGATAATGATGGATGTACAGCATTGCACTGGGCATGTCGATCTGGTTCTGTGGACGCTGTCAAGTTGTTAGTTTCAAGATTTGGTGCTAATGTCAACATGTTTGAACGTAGCGTTGAACAGTTAACACCACTTGATTATTCCATACTAGAAGATCATCAAGATGTTGCATTTTATTTAACTGAAAATAATGCATACACTGCTGCATCACTAAAAGATTTATCTGCGATGAAAATACAAGCTGTTTGGAGAGGATACAAGTTTCGGAGGcattttcatgaaaaaaaacaattatttctaAAACATGAAATTATTCGTAGAGGTGTCTCTGACACTGGCGGGTCGTACCATTCAGAGCAGGATTTGTTTAATCAGAAATTGGGAAATATACAAACATTGCAGGTTTACAGTAATCAAAACAATATGGCCACTAATAACATTGAACACAACACAGGTCCTGACATACAACTTCAAAATTACTTGACAACAAACCATAGAAAAAGATCAACAGTTAGTAACCTTTCAGGAAATACTGTTTCCTCAAAATCCTCAGTTTTTCACCATGCTGACAGAGGCCGTAGTGATTTACGGAGTGGCCCAAAGTTTAGCACAGATAATACTAATCCAATGTCTTTACACAAAGTTAGTGCTGGCTCATTATCTCCTTACAGCTATTtacaaaaacaaggttttgATGAAATATACCCACCTGCACGTAAGACCAGTACTGGATCTTTACCAGCTGTTCATGGAGGTCTTTTAGTAAGAGATCATAAAATTTACTCAAGTTCTTCTGTTGTTGGGGAACAATCTACTATGAAAAATTACAATGATACTAGAAAGACTGCTAgtagtatttctatttttaatggTGGTAAAGATGTTGGCCAAAATAATTatacaacaatgaaaacattaaaagttgCAAATGCGAACCACTTTATACCGCACAATAACAGACCTACACATTCATCACTTAGTTCTGCTGGATCAAGTGATATTAATAATGCTGGAAACACTAAAAAAGGTGACAGAAATAATTGGTATAACAAAACTTACAGTCGATATGTTGCTGCTCATCAACAAGGTAGCATAATCTCATCTTCCTCCGAGAGTAGTGCATTGTTTGAAACAAAACCATTAAATCATGTGCTTTCTACAATAATGCAAAGAAAACAAGATATAGTAATAGATTCAGGCGCTACAAGTAGTGTTGATGTAGATTTACCATCAAAGCATATTTCACATGGGCATACTTTTCATGGCAATGTATTTCCTGTTGACACTGATCCAGAAAAACCTTGGAATGTTTATCGACGTGATCAAAAAAGAATTAATATGATCAGATTGAAAACAGACGCTGCAGTCATAATTCAAAAAGCTTTTCGAAAATATTTGTCAAGAAAGAATCCAAAACAAATTAGTTTATACAAGGATGCAAAAAATAATGTTGATTTATGCAATGCAACCTCACCTGAAACTGAAATTGATGCACAAAAAGACGAATATTGTAATGATGATGTAGATGAagatgatgaagaagaagaaaacgaCGAGTTTACTTTGCAGGAAGTTGCTGCCTTAGTTATTCAGTTAGCAtggagacaatatttaaaaaacaagctGGTCTCCCAACAGAGCAATTATAGCAGTTTCGAAGATGACACAGCACCAATAAGTTCCACAGATGAGGAATCTATAGCACATGGACATTCCTCATTGCGACAAGAAGAAAGCGATGATTTTGATTCCAGCTTTgaagaaaacaaatttttagaGAAACAAGGTAAAAAGAAACTTACTGCATCACATTCAGTGCCTGTAAATATTTACACTAAGAAAAAGCGTTCCAATAAATTTTCATTCAAAAAGAGACTTCTGCAGCGCAGTTCAGCATCATCGAATTCAGCAGAATCTCCAACATTGGCATCCGTGCAGCAACCACTCTCAAAAAGTGATGCTTCGGCAATTAAAACTGGCAAGCCAAAATTATTCTTACGTGGCCGATCAACCTCTCGAAGTAATGATAACTCTTAA
- the LOC130630944 gene encoding RNA-binding protein Musashi homolog 1-like isoform X2 — protein sequence MENDRLESKIFVGGLPPDATKETLTDYFSQFGEVSESILMVDNITRRSRGFGFVTFLDATIVNKVLGRVKHTINAKTVDVKKASPQVRTQESILEAMGITSNQADRNLDCKVFVGGVAQGTTESDLEQYFQEFGKVLEVKIPKDQNTQRARGFSFVLFENADCVINATKERFHRINGKMVEVKSTAYLSTGEHNNPAVNPYLQQMQHGVPLSSVYGGVPGAPTPSAVANYGELSSYGSSSSGNPAVNPYLQQMQHGVPLSSVYGGVPGAPTSSTVANHGELSSYGSLSYT from the exons atgGAAAATGATAGATTGGAAAG taaaatattcGTCGGAGGACTCCCTCCTGATGCAACAAAAG AAACTCTAACTGattatttttctcaatttgGAGAAGTGTCAGAATCCATTCTTATGGTAGATAACATTACAAGAAGATCCAG GGGGTTCGGATTCGTGACTTTCTTGGATGCAACAATAGTTAATAAAGTCCTGGGCCGTGTAAAACATACCATAAATGCTAAAACT GTTGATGTTAAAAAGGCTTCTCCACAAGTCCGTACTCAAGAGTCGATACTTGAGGCTATG GGTATAACTTCAAATCAAGCTGATCGCAATCTTGATTGCAAAGTGTTTGTAGGGGGTGTGGCACAAGGTACCACTGAATCAGATTTAGAACAATATTTTCAAGAATTTGGGAAG GTCCTTGAGGTAAAAATACCTAAAGACCAAAACACTCAAAGAGCACGTG GTTTCTCAtttgtactttttgaaaatgcCGATTGTGTTATAAATGCTACTAAGGAACGCTTCCATCGGATTAATGGAAAAatg gtCGAAGTTAAAAGTACGGCATATTTAAGTACCGGCGAACACA ATAACCCTGCTGTTAACCCTTATCTACAACAAATGCAACACGGTGTGCCTTTATCAAGCGTCTACGGTGGAGTACCTGGAGCACCCACACCATCTGCTGTTGCGAATTATGGTGAATTATCTAGCTACGGATCCTCGTCGTCAGGTAACCCTGCTGTTAATCCTTACCTACAACAAATGCAACACGGTGTACCTTTATCAAGCGTCTACGGTGGAGTACCTGGAGCACCCACGTCATCTACTGTTGCGAATCACGGTGAATTATCTAGCTACGGATCCTTGTCGTATACATAG
- the LOC130630944 gene encoding RNA-binding protein Musashi homolog 1-like isoform X1 — protein sequence MHALSCSFHVSENQVATSKIFVGGLPPDATKETLTDYFSQFGEVSESILMVDNITRRSRGFGFVTFLDATIVNKVLGRVKHTINAKTVDVKKASPQVRTQESILEAMGITSNQADRNLDCKVFVGGVAQGTTESDLEQYFQEFGKVLEVKIPKDQNTQRARGFSFVLFENADCVINATKERFHRINGKMVEVKSTAYLSTGEHNNPAVNPYLQQMQHGVPLSSVYGGVPGAPTPSAVANYGELSSYGSSSSGNPAVNPYLQQMQHGVPLSSVYGGVPGAPTSSTVANHGELSSYGSLSYT from the exons ATGCACGCGCTTTCCTGCAGTTTTCATGTCAGTGAAAATCAAGTAGCCACCAG taaaatattcGTCGGAGGACTCCCTCCTGATGCAACAAAAG AAACTCTAACTGattatttttctcaatttgGAGAAGTGTCAGAATCCATTCTTATGGTAGATAACATTACAAGAAGATCCAG GGGGTTCGGATTCGTGACTTTCTTGGATGCAACAATAGTTAATAAAGTCCTGGGCCGTGTAAAACATACCATAAATGCTAAAACT GTTGATGTTAAAAAGGCTTCTCCACAAGTCCGTACTCAAGAGTCGATACTTGAGGCTATG GGTATAACTTCAAATCAAGCTGATCGCAATCTTGATTGCAAAGTGTTTGTAGGGGGTGTGGCACAAGGTACCACTGAATCAGATTTAGAACAATATTTTCAAGAATTTGGGAAG GTCCTTGAGGTAAAAATACCTAAAGACCAAAACACTCAAAGAGCACGTG GTTTCTCAtttgtactttttgaaaatgcCGATTGTGTTATAAATGCTACTAAGGAACGCTTCCATCGGATTAATGGAAAAatg gtCGAAGTTAAAAGTACGGCATATTTAAGTACCGGCGAACACA ATAACCCTGCTGTTAACCCTTATCTACAACAAATGCAACACGGTGTGCCTTTATCAAGCGTCTACGGTGGAGTACCTGGAGCACCCACACCATCTGCTGTTGCGAATTATGGTGAATTATCTAGCTACGGATCCTCGTCGTCAGGTAACCCTGCTGTTAATCCTTACCTACAACAAATGCAACACGGTGTACCTTTATCAAGCGTCTACGGTGGAGTACCTGGAGCACCCACGTCATCTACTGTTGCGAATCACGGTGAATTATCTAGCTACGGATCCTTGTCGTATACATAG
- the LOC130630990 gene encoding DNA repair protein complementing XP-A cells-like, whose protein sequence is MSESKVDETALSDKQRARIERNRQRALLLRSARLTSHPYAESADKKKLITVGGSRLVDSGGGFLLEPDDEEELLCAADLIDQPAPVLGEKKDVCEDCNTKFSESYLLKHFDVKVCDGCRDNEKHVLVTKTEAKQNYCLKDCDFDIREPPLQFIVKKNPHNERWGDMKLYYNRQVYDRAMEVWENEESLEEHKEKRSENKEKMKKKRYEKRIKDLRQAVRTSTWHKDLSKHVHEYDSENETYDEEEDMYSKKCKTCEHVLTYEKM, encoded by the exons ATGAGTGAGAGCAAAGTTGATGAAACAGCTTTATCAGATAAGCAACGTGCACGTATTGAACGAAATCGACAAAGAGCGTTGCTTCTACGTTCTGCTCGTTTGACGTCACATCCTTATGCTGAGTCAGCAGATAAGAAGAAATTAATCACGGTTGGTGGCTCACGATTGGTTGATAGTGGAGGAGGGTTTTTATTGGAACCAGATGATGAAGAAGAACTTTTATGTGCTGCTGATTTAATTGACCAACCTG CTCCCGTCCTTGGTGAGAAGAAAGATGTTTGTGAAGACTGCAACACCAAATTTTCTGAATCGTACTTATTAAAACATTTCGACGTAAAAGTCTGCGACGGATGTAG GGATAATGAAAAACACGTGCTGGTAACAAAAACAGAGGCCAAACAG aaCTACTGTTTAAAAGATTGTGATTTTGATATTCGTGAACCTCCTCTACaatttattgtgaaaaaaaatccacACAATGAACGCTGGGGAGATATGAAACTTTATTATAACAGACAG GTGTACGATCGTGCAATGGAAGTGTGGGAAAATGAAGAGTCGTTAGAAGAACACAAAGAAAAACGAAgcgaaaataaagagaaaatgaaaaagaaaagatatGAAAAGAGAATTAAAG ATCTTCGACAAGCTGTTCGCACAAGCACTTGGCATAAAGATTTATCAAAACACGTCCACGAATACGATAGTGAGAATGAAACCTACGACGAAGAAGAAGATATGTACTCGAAAAAATGCAAAACTTGTGAACACGTGTTAACCTATGAAAAAATGTGA
- the LOC130631006 gene encoding sorting nexin-24-like, protein MFATSNKVRVMIPTFKTVTNQDDGKNYTVYCIEVIHNGKIVQVERRYSEFYDIYRKLQKIIDRKISFPPKRVLNKDGKLLETRRKGLQFYLQAVLHLFQDDIPERLLNFLELRDFYDEEIEDNTLDDSDDLDESYQVPQTNQHQRMICFKKDVYLHPTSEEREEERRLPCIVMKGCLDGIYRT, encoded by the exons ATGTTTGCGACATCAAACAAAGTGAGAGTAATGATACCAACATTCAAGACGGTCACTAATCAAGATGATGGAAAGAATTACACT GTTTATTGCATCGAAGTTATACACAATGGAAAGATTGTTCAGGTTGAGAGAAGATACAGTGAATTTTATGACATATATCGAAAG cttcaAAAAATAATCGACAGGAAAATTTCATTCCCACCGAAACGTGTACTGAACAAAGATGGTAAACTTTTAGAAACACGAAGAAAAGGATTGCAATTCTACCTTCAA GCAGTGCTGCATCTATTTCAAGATGATATTCCTGAAAGACTTTTAAATTTCTTGGAGCTTCGTGACTTTTATGACGAAGAGATAGAAGA TAATACGTTAGATGACAGCGATGATCTTGATGAGTCATATCA AGTTCCACAGACGAATCAGCACCAGAGAATGATTTGTTTTAAGAAGGATGTGTATCTTCATCCGACCAGTGAAG aACGAGAAGAAGAGCGACGTTTACCTTGTATTGTGATGAAGGGTTGCTTGGATGGCATATATCGAACCTGA
- the LOC130630944 gene encoding RNA-binding protein Musashi homolog 2-like isoform X3 has translation MHALSCSFHVSENQVATSKIFVGGLPPDATKETLTDYFSQFGEVSESILMVDNITRRSRGFGFVTFLDATIVNKVLGRVKHTINAKTVDVKKASPQVRTQESILEAMGITSNQADRNLDCKVFVGGVAQGTTESDLEQYFQEFGKVLEVKIPKDQNTQRARGFSFVLFENADCVINATKERFHRINGKMVEVKSTAYLSTGEHSNPAVNPYLQQMQHGVPLSSVYGGVPGAPTSSTVANHGELSSYGSLSYT, from the exons ATGCACGCGCTTTCCTGCAGTTTTCATGTCAGTGAAAATCAAGTAGCCACCAG taaaatattcGTCGGAGGACTCCCTCCTGATGCAACAAAAG AAACTCTAACTGattatttttctcaatttgGAGAAGTGTCAGAATCCATTCTTATGGTAGATAACATTACAAGAAGATCCAG GGGGTTCGGATTCGTGACTTTCTTGGATGCAACAATAGTTAATAAAGTCCTGGGCCGTGTAAAACATACCATAAATGCTAAAACT GTTGATGTTAAAAAGGCTTCTCCACAAGTCCGTACTCAAGAGTCGATACTTGAGGCTATG GGTATAACTTCAAATCAAGCTGATCGCAATCTTGATTGCAAAGTGTTTGTAGGGGGTGTGGCACAAGGTACCACTGAATCAGATTTAGAACAATATTTTCAAGAATTTGGGAAG GTCCTTGAGGTAAAAATACCTAAAGACCAAAACACTCAAAGAGCACGTG GTTTCTCAtttgtactttttgaaaatgcCGATTGTGTTATAAATGCTACTAAGGAACGCTTCCATCGGATTAATGGAAAAatg gtCGAAGTTAAAAGTACGGCATATTTAAGTACCGGCGAACACA GTAACCCTGCTGTTAATCCTTACCTACAACAAATGCAACACGGTGTACCTTTATCAAGCGTCTACGGTGGAGTACCTGGAGCACCCACGTCATCTACTGTTGCGAATCACGGTGAATTATCTAGCTACGGATCCTTGTCGTATACATAG
- the LOC130630944 gene encoding RNA-binding protein Musashi homolog 1-like isoform X4, which translates to MVDNITRRSRGFGFVTFLDATIVNKVLGRVKHTINAKTVDVKKASPQVRTQESILEAMGITSNQADRNLDCKVFVGGVAQGTTESDLEQYFQEFGKVLEVKIPKDQNTQRARGFSFVLFENADCVINATKERFHRINGKMVEVKSTAYLSTGEHNNPAVNPYLQQMQHGVPLSSVYGGVPGAPTPSAVANYGELSSYGSSSSGNPAVNPYLQQMQHGVPLSSVYGGVPGAPTSSTVANHGELSSYGSLSYT; encoded by the exons ATGGTAGATAACATTACAAGAAGATCCAG GGGGTTCGGATTCGTGACTTTCTTGGATGCAACAATAGTTAATAAAGTCCTGGGCCGTGTAAAACATACCATAAATGCTAAAACT GTTGATGTTAAAAAGGCTTCTCCACAAGTCCGTACTCAAGAGTCGATACTTGAGGCTATG GGTATAACTTCAAATCAAGCTGATCGCAATCTTGATTGCAAAGTGTTTGTAGGGGGTGTGGCACAAGGTACCACTGAATCAGATTTAGAACAATATTTTCAAGAATTTGGGAAG GTCCTTGAGGTAAAAATACCTAAAGACCAAAACACTCAAAGAGCACGTG GTTTCTCAtttgtactttttgaaaatgcCGATTGTGTTATAAATGCTACTAAGGAACGCTTCCATCGGATTAATGGAAAAatg gtCGAAGTTAAAAGTACGGCATATTTAAGTACCGGCGAACACA ATAACCCTGCTGTTAACCCTTATCTACAACAAATGCAACACGGTGTGCCTTTATCAAGCGTCTACGGTGGAGTACCTGGAGCACCCACACCATCTGCTGTTGCGAATTATGGTGAATTATCTAGCTACGGATCCTCGTCGTCAGGTAACCCTGCTGTTAATCCTTACCTACAACAAATGCAACACGGTGTACCTTTATCAAGCGTCTACGGTGGAGTACCTGGAGCACCCACGTCATCTACTGTTGCGAATCACGGTGAATTATCTAGCTACGGATCCTTGTCGTATACATAG